In Plasmodium gaboni strain SY75 chromosome 14, whole genome shotgun sequence, one genomic interval encodes:
- a CDS encoding hypothetical protein (conserved Plasmodium protein, unknown function): MIYAEYYIKQNVVSLNDIEIDVLKKPFFNSLLINRNFLNFINIHVIIEKEKTKNVKRKNVHLYKIKIKLIYNNNNNNNNNNYDKSEYLKNVLHQEKNSSVTQKYDYIESKSFNVKDKKREIYLNHNVNYKKDINIYNNNVNENIDNIERTNQYSKNYKMLFAQSVSSNASHYKNKKKCMSNWLTKSCDISDLLKEKNLFSQMFYIFENECFSKYIYLPSFISIRKANIKSIHFLLNNKLTIVLSLDLIVDKTNNNAFEINRNLELDNMLKLENNQIILCRTCNSNIINYSNVNSIMPHLYVNINNFFEHAFCEECTSFSYECLKDTRNTIIIFPNYLSFSYGIINKCNLSIKKNNLENYRHLFFCTNCYTPIGYLENNNKKNNFFGYNNKSINENIKNNIFQSIQQNNPDDYINIDHSNLLNISNKLYLNNTNKEDKTNIEHFNNNYINTLQKQKEKKLKENNIMMNNNFSSNNINIENDCKLNPNSETNHTNDNDKKDCHTKKSIQHNIIQKEGFINDDDINNNEQKTKEQCDPYDRVKFYIFKHKINIPLYKENIFKNYNDVLFLNEYIYNRNEKYNIQTFYITNNEKKYIIDIRIFIKQMYISSILQKICNNENLIFFQKVIKILYSIKSKREITCANAEVLNVSKGIYEDLLKILITYSYRSKIFKNKFVSYLPLVQ; the protein is encoded by the coding sequence ATGATATATGctgaatattatattaaacaAAATGTAGTGTCATTAAATGATATAGAAATTGATGTACTGAAGAAACCTTTTTTTAACAGTTTATTAATTAACAGAAATTTCCTGAATTTTATTAACATTCATGTTATAattgaaaaagaaaaaacaaaaaatgtgaaaagaaaaaatgtacatctttataaaattaagataaaactaatatataataataataataataataataataataattatgataaaagtgaatatttgaaaaatgTTTTACATCAAGAAAAGAACTCCTCCGTTACACaaaaatatgattatattgAATCCAAAAGTTTTAATGTTAAAGATAAAAAGagagaaatatatttaaatcataatgtaaattataaaaaagatataaatatttataacaataatgttaatgaaaatatagaCAATATTGAAAGAACCAATCAATATAgcaaaaattataaaatgttattTGCTCAAAGTGTCTCATCAAATGCATCtcattataaaaataaaaaaaaatgtatgtCAAATTGGTTAACAAAATCATGTGATATAAGTGATctattaaaagaaaaaaatttgtttAGTCAAATGTTTTATATCTTCGAAAATGAATgtttttcaaaatatatatacttacCTTCTTTTATTTCCATAAGAAAAGCAAACATAAAATCTATCCACTtcttattaaataataaattaacCATTGTTCTTTCATTAGATCTTATTGTGgataaaacaaataataacGCTTTCGAAATTAATAGAAATTTAGAATTAGataatatgttaaaattagaaaacaatcaaattatattatgtagAACTTGTAATTcgaatattataaattattcaaATGTTAATTCTATTATGCCacatttatatgtaaatataaataatttttttgaacATGCTTTTTGTGAAGAATGTACTAGTTTTTCATATGAATGTTTAAAAGATACACGTAatactattattatctttCCTAATTATCTGTCATTTAGTTATggaataataaataaatgtaatttatcaattaaaaaaaataaccTAGAAAATTATCGACATTTGTTTTTTTGTACTAATTGTTACACACCCATTGGATATTTAGaaaacaataataaaaaaaacaacTTTTTTggttataataataaatctataaatgaaaatataaaaaataatatttttcaatCAATACAACAAAATAATCCAGACGATTACATTAACATAGATCATTCTAATTTACTAAATATATCtaacaaattatatttaaataatacTAATAAAGAGGATAAAACAAATATCGAACATTTTAACaacaattatataaacacCTTGCAAAAgcaaaaagaaaaaaaactaaaggaaaataatataatgatgaataataatttttcaagtaataacataaatattgaaaatgACTGTAAATTAAATCCCAATTCTGAGACGAATCACACAAATGATAATGACAAAAAAGATTGTCATACCAAAAAAAGTATAcaacataatataattcaaAAGGAAGGATTCataaatgatgatgatataaataataatgaacaAAAAACAAAAGAGCAATGTGATCCTTACGATAGGgtaaaattttatatatttaaacataaaataaacattccattatataaagaaaatatttttaaaaattataatgatgtcttatttttaaatgagtatatttataacagaaatgagaaatataatattcaaaCATTTTACATAACaaataatgaaaagaaatacattattgatataaggatatttataaaacaaatgtatatatcttcaattttacaaaaaatatgcaataatgaaaatttaatattttttcaaaaagTAATAAAGATTTTATATTCTATAAAATCGAAACGTGAAATAACATGTGCAAACGCAGAAGTATTGAATGTGTCTAAAGGTATTTATGAagatttattaaaaatattgattACATATTCTTATAGGtctaaaatatttaaaaacaaGTTCGTGTCCTACTTGCCTTTGGTTCAATAG